Proteins from a genomic interval of Oxyura jamaicensis isolate SHBP4307 breed ruddy duck chromosome 10, BPBGC_Ojam_1.0, whole genome shotgun sequence:
- the HEXA gene encoding beta-hexosaminidase subunit alpha, which translates to MAAAAGALLLLAALGPAGAVWPQPLRQLSPPAASRCPLPPGRFGFSYAAGSAVGPGCAVLDEAFQRYRALIFGAASPAESKQPWRKPCTELSILVSTPGCDGFPSLGSDESYKLHISKDSLLLYADAVWGALRGLETFSQLVGRDENGMYYVNETEIVDVPRFPHRGLLLDTSRHYLPLKAILQTLDVMAYNKLNVFHWHIVDDPSFPYESFTFPELSKQGAFNAMTHVYTASDVQAVIEYARLRGIRVIAEFDTPGHTLSWGPGAPDLLTPCYLGKDPSGTYGPINPILNSTYQFVTRLFQEVGAVFPDYFLHLGGDEVDFTCWKSNPQIRAFMEEMGFGEDYTKLESFYIQRLLDIVSSLGKGYMVWQEVFDNGVKVRPDTIIHVWKNSTPYKEEMANVTKAGYRALLSAPWYLNRISYGQDWMAAYQVEPLDFAGSPEQKDLVIGGEACMWGEYVDVTNLTPRLWPRAGAVAERLWSNATVRNLQDAYARLASFRCELLRRGVQAQPLFVGYCDHEFDGF; encoded by the exons atggcggcggcggccggggcgctgctgctgctggcggcgCTGGGCCCGGCGGGTGCCGTGTGGCCGCAGCCCCTCCGCCAGCTCTCCCCGCCGGCCGCCTCCcgctgcccgctgccccccggccgcTTTGGCTTCTCCTACGCCGCCGGCTCGGCCGTGGGGCCGGGCTGCGCCGTGCTGGACGAGGCCTTCCAGCGGTACCGGGCGCTCATCTTCGGCGCCGCGAGCCCCGCGG AGAGCAAGCAGCCCTGGAGGAAGCCCTGCACTGAGCTCTCCATCTTGGTCTCCACGCCAGGCTGCGATGGCTTTCCCAGCCTGGGCTCCGACGAGAGCT acaAGCTGCACATCTCAAAGGACTCCTTGCTGCTCTACGCCGATGCCGTCTGGGGAGCTCTCAGAG GCCTGGAGACGTTCAGCCAGCTTGTTGGGAGAGACGAGAACGGCATG TACTACGTCAACGAGACAGAAATTGTGGATGTTCCCCGCTTCCCTCACCGAGGCCTGTTGCTGGACACCTCTCGCCACTACCTGCCTCTGAAAGCCATCCTGCAGACCCTG GACGTCATGGCTTACAACAAGCTGAACGTGTTTCACTGGCACATTGTGGACGACCCGTCCTTCCCGTACGAGAGCTTCACCTTCCCAGAGCTCAGCAAGCAG GGAGCCTTCAATGCCATGACCCACGTGTACACAGCCAGTGACGTGCAGGCGGTGATCGAGTACGCCCGGCTCCGTGGCATCAGAGTGATCGCGGAGTTTGACACTCCCGGGCACACCCTGTCCTGGGGGCCAG GTGCTCCAGACCTCCTGACTCCCTGTTACTTGGGCAAGGATCCTTCTGGGACCTACGGGCCCATCAACCCCATCCTCAACAGCACCTACCAGTTTGTGACCAGGTTGTTTCAAGAGGTCGGCGCTGTGTTCCCAGACTACTTCCTGCACCTCGGTGGCGATGAGGTGGATTTCACGTGCTG GAAGTCCAATCCACAAATTCGTGCCTTCATGGAGGAGATGGGCTTTGGGGAAGATTACACCAAGTTAGAGTCATTCTACATCCAGAG GCTTCTGGACATCGTCTCTTCCCTTGGCAAAGGCTACATGGTGTGGCAGGAGGTGTTTGACAACGGAGTGAAG GTGAGGCCGGACACAATCATCCACGTGTGGAAGAACTCCACACCCTACAAGGAGGAGATGGCGAACGTCACCAAGGCTGGCTACAGggctctgctttctgccccCTGGTACCTCAACCGCATCTCCTACGGGCAGGACTGGATGGCAGCCTACCAGGTGGAGCCCTTGGATTTCGCAG GCAGCCCTGAGCAGAAGGATCTGGTGATCGGCGGAGAGGCGTGCATGTGGGGCGAATACGTGGACGTCACCAACCTGACCCCCAGGCTCTG GCCAAGAGCTGGGGCTGTAGCCGAGAGGCTGTGGAGTAACGCGACAGTGAGGAACCTGCAAGATGCTTACGCACGGCTGGCCAGCTTCCGCTGCGAGCTTCTCAG GCGTGGTGTCCAGGCACAGCCTCTCTTCGTAGGATACTGTGACCACGAATTTGACGGGTTTTGA